A single Leptolyngbya sp. FACHB-261 DNA region contains:
- a CDS encoding ATP-dependent helicase — translation MLTTEPFFSAPLEPKLQAIRNRLRPGQQVIADWQAGPLAVSAVPGAGKSTGMAGAAALVIARHQLNRRRQLVVVTFTRSAVASIRAKIRSHLRELGLPQGSFLVNTLHGLALNIAGSQPELSGVRADLKAVLQPSQKARFLRQAVDQWIAENPQPFQLLIEGRAFDGEETERQRRQFILRSEILPALAQEVVQEARSSGLSPNQVREISRQVSEEVEFSVLGVAAGLYERYERILRAANAIDYDDMILGALRVLEDPVARQIWQERVFAVFEDEAQDSSPLQTRLLEILSQSETDGSNLVRVGDPNQAINSTFTPADPRFFNDFCDQCGSSERLAILDQAGRSSRIIIDAANFVLNWVNQSSLVGRERAFRPQQIQSVDAGDPQADANPAPEGRGLELLAPRDIYHSAQLLGARALELLKANPDRTAAVLVRQHNQSRFLCEQLQFLQKDHGIVVYDTEQRERRSRVPAQMLALLQFINRPHSPDNLKNALSVLLERQLIPSQDLNALAVDPERFLYPGPLDPALSATQAQIRRKCAGLLRARLELPLFNLIPFVALALGYDASELATADKLTERIVQQVYSQGAHPSLNAVLGVLNDIVLSENFEAVEVEDPEVRYIRPGQLTVITMHKAKGLDWDYVFIPFLHERLIPGQPYVPASAQFLGDFTLPEVARAQIRAYVHGDEVPSVGEAWRRAGELKAAEEFRLLYVAMTRAKRLLWMSAEKSTPFSWNNLEMMQDTAKACPILKPLAQRFPSSLVPC, via the coding sequence GTGCTGACAACTGAGCCTTTTTTCAGCGCTCCTCTAGAGCCTAAACTTCAAGCCATTCGTAACCGCTTACGTCCGGGTCAGCAGGTGATTGCAGACTGGCAAGCTGGGCCTTTGGCTGTTTCAGCGGTGCCCGGAGCAGGCAAATCTACTGGCATGGCCGGAGCGGCGGCGCTGGTGATTGCTCGTCATCAGTTGAACCGGCGGCGACAGTTAGTCGTAGTCACCTTCACGCGCTCAGCCGTAGCTAGCATTCGGGCCAAAATTCGTAGCCATTTACGCGAGCTAGGGCTGCCTCAAGGTAGCTTTCTAGTAAATACGCTGCACGGCCTAGCCCTGAATATCGCCGGTAGCCAGCCGGAACTGTCAGGTGTGCGCGCTGACCTGAAGGCAGTGCTCCAACCCAGCCAGAAGGCCCGCTTTCTGCGCCAGGCAGTGGACCAGTGGATCGCCGAAAATCCCCAGCCCTTCCAGCTTTTGATCGAGGGCCGCGCCTTCGATGGCGAAGAAACCGAGCGGCAACGGCGGCAATTCATTCTGCGGAGCGAAATCCTGCCCGCCCTAGCGCAGGAGGTGGTGCAGGAAGCCCGCAGTTCCGGCCTGAGTCCTAACCAAGTGCGTGAGATCTCTCGTCAGGTTTCTGAGGAAGTAGAGTTTTCGGTGTTGGGAGTGGCAGCAGGGCTGTACGAACGCTACGAGCGCATTTTGCGAGCAGCCAATGCCATCGATTACGACGACATGATTTTGGGTGCGCTGCGGGTGCTGGAGGATCCAGTGGCGCGGCAGATCTGGCAAGAACGGGTGTTTGCCGTTTTTGAGGATGAAGCCCAAGACTCCTCACCGCTACAAACCCGCCTGCTGGAAATCTTGAGTCAGAGCGAGACAGACGGCAGCAATCTGGTGCGGGTGGGCGACCCAAATCAGGCAATTAACTCCACTTTTACACCCGCAGATCCCCGGTTCTTCAACGATTTTTGCGACCAGTGCGGCAGCTCAGAGCGCTTAGCCATCCTGGATCAAGCCGGACGCAGCAGTCGCATCATTATCGACGCGGCCAATTTTGTCTTGAATTGGGTCAATCAGTCTTCGTTGGTGGGGCGTGAGCGGGCCTTCCGTCCCCAGCAGATCCAATCCGTCGATGCCGGTGACCCGCAAGCCGATGCCAACCCAGCCCCCGAAGGCCGAGGCCTAGAGTTACTGGCCCCACGCGACATTTACCACAGTGCCCAACTGTTGGGTGCTCGGGCACTGGAATTGCTGAAGGCCAACCCGGACCGCACCGCCGCCGTACTAGTGCGCCAACACAACCAGAGCCGCTTTCTGTGCGAGCAGTTGCAGTTCTTGCAAAAGGACCACGGTATTGTCGTCTATGACACCGAGCAGCGGGAGCGGCGTTCGCGCGTTCCAGCGCAGATGCTAGCGCTGTTGCAGTTCATCAATCGCCCTCACTCGCCCGACAATCTCAAAAACGCGCTGAGTGTGTTGCTAGAGCGGCAGCTGATTCCCAGTCAAGATCTCAATGCCCTAGCAGTTGACCCTGAGCGCTTTCTCTATCCGGGGCCTCTAGACCCTGCCCTCTCGGCAACCCAAGCTCAAATTCGACGCAAGTGTGCAGGGTTGCTGCGGGCACGCCTAGAGTTGCCACTGTTCAACTTGATTCCTTTTGTGGCGCTGGCACTAGGCTACGATGCCTCGGAGTTGGCTACTGCCGACAAGCTGACCGAGCGCATTGTGCAGCAGGTCTACAGCCAGGGTGCTCATCCCAGTCTCAACGCTGTGCTTGGCGTGCTCAACGACATTGTGTTGTCGGAAAACTTTGAGGCGGTGGAGGTGGAAGACCCGGAGGTGCGCTACATTCGCCCCGGCCAACTCACCGTGATCACTATGCACAAGGCCAAGGGACTGGACTGGGATTACGTTTTCATTCCGTTCCTGCATGAGCGCCTGATTCCCGGTCAGCCTTACGTGCCCGCCAGTGCTCAATTCTTGGGGGACTTTACCTTGCCAGAAGTGGCCCGAGCACAGATTCGGGCTTATGTGCATGGCGATGAGGTTCCCTCAGTGGGTGAAGCTTGGCGACGGGCCGGTGAGCTGAAGGCCGCCGAGGAGTTTCGCTTGCTCTACGTAGCCATGACGCGGGCCAAGCGCCTGCTGTGGATGTCAGCTGAGAAAAGTACGCCGTTCTCCTGGAACAACCTGGAGATGATGCAAGACACCGCCAAAGCCTGCCCAATTCTCAAGCCCCTAGCTCAGCGCTTTCCTAGCAGTTTGGTTCCTTGCTAG
- the crcB gene encoding fluoride efflux transporter CrcB, translating into MGFSRWIQLLTVVPSLVPAVLIQPPIRNLLAVSLGAIGGALSRYYLGLWFTKHFGLAFPYGTFVINLSGCLLMGFFSTLSVERAALVSPEVRLLIAVGFLGSYTTFSTYGLDTANLIRSSSWSVTLFYWAGSAILGVLSLELGRLLAGKLL; encoded by the coding sequence ATGGGCTTTAGTCGATGGATTCAGCTATTAACCGTCGTGCCAAGTCTGGTACCAGCAGTTCTAATCCAGCCCCCAATTCGCAACCTGCTTGCTGTTAGCTTGGGTGCCATTGGCGGAGCCCTGAGCCGCTACTATCTCGGTCTATGGTTTACCAAACATTTTGGTCTTGCCTTTCCCTACGGCACCTTCGTAATCAATCTCAGCGGCTGTCTGCTCATGGGCTTTTTTTCCACATTGTCTGTAGAGCGAGCTGCGCTGGTTTCACCCGAAGTTCGCTTGTTAATCGCAGTCGGATTTTTGGGCTCTTACACGACTTTTTCAACCTACGGTTTAGACACAGCTAACCTCATACGCAGCAGCAGTTGGAGTGTGACCTTGTTCTATTGGGCAGGTAGTGCAATTTTAGGCGTGCTCAGTCTCGAACTAGGTCGCCTGCTAGCCGGAAAGTTGCTCTAG
- the rnhA gene encoding ribonuclease HI: MNNLDCIHLTGVRGYGHIGALPEEQALGQWFQVDASLWLDVSRPGETDALDDALDYRYAVAAIQDTIATARFALLEKLATVLAQKLLAESRVQQVRVKVTKLNTPIPGFAGEIAVEIVRGRDPLPQSLPGTERGAEASPVVTSPVAKGKDTKRQEPDQQDFNPPPSLAGKGAGGDPSAKIVKAMYTDGACSGNPGPGGWGVVVYFQDGSSHELGGAAANTTNNRMEMQAAIAALEFFQAHPQTERITLYTDSEYLRNGITKWISGWKKRGWKTADGKPVKNEDLWRQLDFLYTPSVVNWQYVRGHAGDVGNERADAIAAAFAQQRSPKLTQVIAS; the protein is encoded by the coding sequence GGGCAGTGGTTCCAGGTCGATGCCAGCCTCTGGTTGGATGTGAGCCGCCCTGGTGAAACTGACGCCCTTGATGATGCTCTCGACTATCGCTACGCAGTCGCAGCCATCCAGGACACCATCGCCACAGCTCGGTTCGCTCTGCTGGAAAAACTCGCCACCGTGCTGGCCCAAAAGCTGCTGGCCGAGTCACGGGTGCAGCAGGTGCGGGTCAAAGTCACCAAGCTCAACACGCCGATTCCAGGCTTTGCTGGCGAAATTGCCGTGGAGATTGTGCGCGGACGAGACCCCCTTCCCCAGTCTCTCCCCGGCACGGAGAGGGGAGCCGAAGCGAGCCCTGTCGTCACAAGTCCTGTGGCTAAGGGCAAAGACACTAAGCGTCAGGAGCCAGACCAGCAGGACTTTAACCCCCCCCCTTCCCTTGCAGGGAAGGGGGCCGGGGGAGATCCCAGCGCCAAAATCGTCAAGGCCATGTATACCGATGGCGCTTGCTCTGGCAATCCCGGGCCGGGCGGCTGGGGAGTAGTGGTGTATTTCCAGGACGGCAGCAGCCACGAGCTAGGCGGTGCAGCAGCCAACACGACTAACAACCGCATGGAGATGCAAGCGGCCATTGCGGCGCTGGAGTTCTTTCAGGCCCATCCTCAGACCGAGCGGATCACCCTCTACACCGACAGCGAGTATCTGAGGAACGGCATTACCAAGTGGATTTCTGGCTGGAAAAAGCGCGGCTGGAAGACAGCAGACGGTAAGCCGGTAAAAAACGAAGACCTCTGGCGGCAGCTAGATTTTCTATACACGCCCAGTGTGGTGAATTGGCAGTATGTGCGGGGGCATGCGGGCGACGTGGGCAACGAACGAGCGGATGCCATTGCGGCAGCGTTCGCTCAGCAGCGCTCACCGAAACTTACGCAAGTCATCGCCTCCTGA
- a CDS encoding Cof-type HAD-IIB family hydrolase, which produces MTLTSPEGYSLLPQLAVEEPPTSDIRLLVLDIDGTIAGVSNQIREPVKQAVQAAQAKGVLVAIATGRMYHSAVRFHRELNCDLPLMAYQGALIQDPVTNKIYRHWTVPMERTLALLDHFDASPFRAELSVHLYINDQLYIRELTPASALYAERSGVTPIIVGDLRRALTQDLKTEPTKVLALSDNVPLISELLSALQQRYTPAELYLTKSVATFFEAANPLVNKGTAVKALAEDVLGLRADQVMAIGDNFNDVEMLQYAGIGVAMGEAPLEVQAFADWVAPGVEEDGVAAAIESFVL; this is translated from the coding sequence ATGACCCTGACTTCTCCAGAAGGCTACTCGCTGCTTCCCCAACTAGCGGTCGAGGAGCCTCCGACCTCTGATATTCGCCTCTTGGTCCTCGATATTGATGGCACGATCGCTGGTGTTTCTAACCAGATTCGAGAGCCGGTCAAACAAGCGGTCCAAGCAGCTCAAGCTAAAGGTGTACTTGTTGCCATTGCCACTGGTCGGATGTACCACTCGGCAGTTCGCTTCCACCGTGAGCTGAACTGTGATTTGCCCCTGATGGCCTACCAGGGAGCTTTGATCCAAGATCCAGTCACCAACAAAATTTATCGCCACTGGACCGTACCAATGGAGCGAACTCTAGCGTTGCTCGATCACTTCGATGCTTCCCCATTTAGAGCTGAGCTGTCGGTCCATCTCTACATCAACGATCAGCTCTACATTCGCGAGCTAACCCCGGCCAGTGCCCTTTATGCTGAGCGCTCAGGCGTTACGCCGATCATCGTGGGCGATCTGCGCCGGGCTCTAACTCAAGACCTCAAAACCGAACCGACCAAAGTTCTCGCCCTCAGCGACAACGTTCCCCTGATCAGCGAACTACTCTCGGCATTGCAACAGCGCTATACCCCCGCCGAACTCTACCTCACCAAGTCGGTGGCCACCTTCTTTGAAGCAGCCAATCCTCTGGTGAACAAAGGGACTGCCGTCAAAGCGCTGGCCGAAGACGTACTGGGTTTGCGCGCCGATCAGGTGATGGCGATTGGCGACAACTTTAACGATGTCGAGATGCTGCAATACGCGGGTATCGGCGTCGCTATGGGCGAAGCACCGCTAGAAGTTCAGGCGTTTGCGGACTGGGTTGCACCGGGAGTTGAGGAAGATGGGGTAGCGGCGGCGATCGAGTCGTTTGTGCTCTAG
- a CDS encoding CPBP family intramembrane glutamic endopeptidase: MPATPEFPAPEFGSEFLDIRPPWNAWDLLKTILGGLVLSLMLVATVLFGAKALASSDLLEVPRRVAVNLAILSTYFGLLGSAWYFVLRRYRAQWQEVGLRPVSVKGLLAVLPVMLAVLAVNVGLTLVMTRLLGPINNPQKESFAPGGVMTLSDLGWLFPHVAVAAPIVEEILFRGMLYPYLRSRTSRSNAVLLSAGIFASIHFIPVLWPFLFNLGIALALVTERYKSIYPAILLHGLNNALVVTGMYFSLHQGS; this comes from the coding sequence ATGCCAGCTACTCCTGAGTTTCCTGCCCCTGAGTTTGGCTCTGAATTTCTTGATATCCGACCCCCCTGGAACGCTTGGGACCTGCTCAAAACTATCTTGGGCGGCTTGGTCCTGAGTTTGATGCTGGTGGCGACGGTGTTGTTTGGTGCGAAGGCGCTGGCCAGCTCCGACCTGCTCGAAGTTCCCAGGCGGGTGGCAGTCAATCTCGCGATTCTGAGCACCTACTTTGGGCTGCTGGGCTCAGCCTGGTATTTCGTTTTGCGGCGTTATCGAGCGCAGTGGCAGGAGGTAGGTTTACGTCCGGTGAGCGTGAAGGGACTGCTAGCAGTGTTGCCAGTAATGCTCGCTGTTCTTGCGGTCAATGTTGGGTTGACGCTCGTGATGACTCGTCTGCTTGGGCCAATCAATAATCCACAAAAGGAGAGTTTCGCGCCAGGCGGTGTCATGACCCTGAGCGATTTGGGCTGGTTGTTTCCCCATGTCGCGGTGGCAGCGCCGATTGTTGAGGAAATTCTGTTTCGGGGCATGCTCTACCCTTATCTGCGCAGCAGAACCAGCCGCTCCAATGCCGTTCTGCTCTCGGCAGGCATCTTTGCTTCGATTCATTTTATCCCAGTGCTGTGGCCGTTTCTGTTCAATTTGGGCATAGCGCTGGCCCTAGTTACAGAGCGCTACAAGAGTATCTATCCAGCCATACTGCTACACGGGTTGAATAACGCGTTGGTGGTGACGGGGATGTACTTTTCGCTCCATCAAGGCAGTTAG